A window of the Coprobacter fastidiosus genome harbors these coding sequences:
- a CDS encoding lipopolysaccharide kinase InaA family protein, with product MNIVINPDYSKLSLFIKQLPSDFSNGGDMIYEARNQIKKFRVQDIDVVVKRYKVPICINRIIYAFFRPSKAKRAYDYAMFLLSKGIRTPEPIAYIEVKKGLFFYQGYFISKMENYPRMMRDFYNSIGSGEYILDKFAEFTLKVHESGILHLDYSPGNVLYEQVGDDVHFSLVDLNRMRFGKLTKKECLRNFDRISPSDEVTSYIVTEYSRLRGWDIASSVETALYYKRKFWEKVAKKAALKNKMRKDS from the coding sequence ATGAATATTGTAATTAATCCGGATTATTCGAAACTTTCACTTTTTATAAAGCAACTTCCCTCTGATTTCAGTAATGGGGGGGATATGATTTATGAGGCCCGTAATCAAATTAAGAAATTCAGGGTACAAGATATCGATGTTGTAGTGAAACGCTATAAAGTTCCGATTTGTATCAACCGTATTATCTATGCTTTTTTTCGCCCTAGTAAAGCGAAGAGAGCTTATGATTATGCTATGTTTCTTTTGAGTAAAGGAATACGCACTCCTGAACCGATAGCCTATATAGAAGTAAAAAAAGGTCTGTTTTTTTATCAAGGATATTTTATAAGTAAAATGGAAAATTATCCTCGAATGATGCGTGACTTTTATAATTCGATAGGGTCGGGTGAATATATCCTCGACAAGTTTGCCGAGTTTACTTTAAAAGTTCATGAGTCGGGAATCTTGCATCTGGATTATTCTCCGGGAAATGTCCTTTATGAACAAGTCGGAGATGACGTGCACTTTAGTTTGGTAGATTTGAACAGGATGCGTTTTGGCAAGCTGACGAAAAAGGAGTGTCTTCGTAATTTTGATAGAATCAGCCCGAGTGATGAAGTAACTTCGTATATTGTTACCGAATATTCCCGTCTTCGGGGCTGGGATATTGCTTCTTCAGTGGAAACAGCATTATATTATAAGAGAAAGTTTTGGGAAAAAGTAGCTAAAAAAGCGGCCCTGAAAAATAAAATGCGCAAAGATTCTTGA
- a CDS encoding glycosyltransferase family 9 protein — MVKNNCSVIFPRPLRNILIIRLSALGDVAMTIPVVYSLCEAYPDVNFTMLTTPVISRIFINRPDNLKIYPAEIRGRHRGIKGIYVLYKELRALSFDGIADLHNVLRSRLLCALLRLSGVKSIHINKGRIAKCEITARRHKKLRQLPTSFHRYTDVFRKLGFSFPENFVSIYGKQKAALPEILLSEFSSEEHCIGVAPFAKHQGKIYPEKKMEQLISMLAKTGEYKIFLFGGGEKESLVLNRWASDFPDKVVSLTDMKLGFSGELALMSHLKLLVSMDSANMHLASLVGLPVISVWGATHPYAGFLGWRQSLDNVVQLDLPCRPCSIFGNRPCWRNDYACLNEISPEEIADKIKKEIYAQK; from the coding sequence ATGGTAAAAAATAATTGTTCTGTGATTTTCCCCCGACCATTAAGAAATATCTTGATTATTCGGCTTTCCGCATTGGGAGATGTTGCGATGACTATTCCGGTGGTTTACTCGTTGTGTGAAGCTTATCCCGATGTGAATTTTACAATGCTGACTACTCCTGTGATATCTCGGATATTCATAAACCGACCGGATAATTTGAAGATTTATCCGGCTGAAATTCGGGGACGGCATAGGGGGATAAAAGGTATTTATGTACTATATAAAGAGCTTCGGGCGTTATCTTTTGACGGGATAGCTGATCTTCATAATGTTTTGCGTTCACGTTTATTGTGCGCATTATTGCGTCTTTCAGGTGTGAAAAGTATTCATATAAATAAGGGGCGAATTGCTAAATGTGAAATTACGGCACGTCGACATAAAAAGTTGCGGCAATTACCTACATCCTTTCATCGTTATACGGATGTGTTCAGGAAACTCGGCTTTTCTTTTCCTGAAAATTTCGTTTCGATTTATGGAAAGCAAAAAGCCGCTTTACCGGAAATCTTATTATCGGAGTTCTCTTCTGAGGAGCACTGTATAGGTGTAGCGCCATTTGCAAAACATCAAGGAAAGATATATCCGGAAAAAAAGATGGAACAACTAATATCGATGTTGGCAAAAACGGGAGAATATAAAATATTTCTTTTCGGCGGAGGGGAAAAAGAGTCTTTGGTTTTAAACCGATGGGCATCTGATTTTCCGGATAAGGTTGTTTCTTTAACGGATATGAAACTGGGTTTCTCCGGAGAATTGGCCTTGATGAGTCATTTGAAATTGTTGGTTTCGATGGATTCTGCAAATATGCATTTGGCTTCTTTAGTCGGACTTCCGGTTATATCTGTTTGGGGTGCGACTCATCCCTATGCGGGTTTTTTAGGGTGGAGACAATCTCTGGATAATGTTGTTCAGCTCGATTTACCCTGTCGTCCATGCTCGATATTTGGAAATCGTCCTTGTTGGCGGAATGATTATGCTTGTTTAAATGAAATTTCTCCTGAAGAGATAGCGGATAAGATAAAAAAGGAAATATATGCCCAAAAATAG
- a CDS encoding DUF4254 domain-containing protein — protein MTFSEKSNRIFWNATLAYHNIDDVDAEIQNPFEEKTIDYYLYLKNWIDAVQWHLEDIIRNPAIDPSEALQIKRRIDKSNQDRTDLVELIDSYFWDKYKNVKVEADAKINTESPAWAIDRLSILALKIYHMQQEVERRDASPEHIEKCREKLRVLLEQRIDLSSAIDQLLLDIESGKKYMKVYKQMKMYNDPALNPVLYGKK, from the coding sequence ATGACTTTTAGTGAAAAAAGTAACCGGATATTTTGGAATGCCACATTGGCTTATCACAATATAGATGACGTGGATGCTGAGATTCAGAATCCTTTTGAAGAAAAAACAATCGATTATTATTTGTATCTGAAAAATTGGATCGATGCCGTCCAGTGGCATTTGGAAGATATTATTCGCAATCCGGCTATCGATCCCTCAGAAGCGTTGCAGATAAAACGCCGTATTGACAAGTCGAATCAGGATCGTACCGATTTGGTCGAATTGATAGACAGTTATTTCTGGGATAAGTATAAGAATGTAAAGGTGGAAGCAGATGCAAAGATCAATACCGAAAGTCCTGCATGGGCAATAGATCGACTTTCTATTCTGGCCCTTAAGATTTATCATATGCAGCAGGAGGTAGAACGCCGTGACGCTTCTCCGGAACATATAGAAAAGTGCCGTGAAAAATTGCGGGTGTTGCTTGAGCAACGAATCGATTTGTCTTCTGCGATAGATCAGCTTTTACTTGATATTGAGTCGGGGAAGAAATATATGAAAGTATATAAGCAAATGAAAATGTATAATGATCCGGCCCTGAATCCGGTGCTATATGGTAAAAAATAA